In Phocoena phocoena chromosome 19, mPhoPho1.1, whole genome shotgun sequence, a genomic segment contains:
- the ZNF287 gene encoding zinc finger protein 287, with amino-acid sequence MFSPSKRTTSSSRAQVLLMWKPDKAQSGPRSTEKETLASRLLRDTETCRQNFRNFPYPDLAGPRKALNQLRELCLKWLRPEIHSKEQILELLVLEQFLSILPGEVRTWVKSQYPKSSEEVVTLVEDLTQILEEEAVPQSSTLSQETPEEDPKGRQAFQAGWLNDFVTKESMTFTDVAVDITREDWELMRPVQKELYKTVTLQNYWNMVSLGLTVYRPTVIPILEEPWMVIKEILEGPSPEWETEAQECTPVENVSKLTKDGTKTIKLEEPYDYDDRLEGQATEAFRRIPTNERDFSLKSVLSEEDDRAEDYKYDIYRSNFEKHSNLMIQFDTQSDDKTSVYDESKATFGHVSYGIVHRKIYPGEKPYKCNVCGKKFRKYPSLIKHQSSHAKEKSYECEECGKEFRHVSSLIAHQRMHTGEKPYECHQCGKAFSQRAHLTIHQRIHTGEKPYKCDDCGKDFSQRAHLTIHQRTHTGEKPYKCLECGKTFSHSSSLINHQRVHTGEKPYICNECGKTFSQSTHLLQHQKIHTGKKPYKCNECWKVFSQSTYLIRHQRIHSGEKCYKCNECGKAFAHSSTLIQHQTTHTGEKSYICNICGKAFSQSANLTQHHRTHTGEKPYKCSVCGKAFSQSVHLTQHQRIHNGEKPFKCNICGKAYRQGANLTQHQRIHTGEKPYKCNECGKAFIYSSSLNQHQRTHTGERPYKCNECDKDFSQRTCLIQHQRIHTGEKPYACRICGKTFTQSTNLIQHQRVHTGAKHRN; translated from the exons ATGTTCTCCCCGAGCAAGAGGACGACCAGTTCGTCACGTGCCCAAGTCCTTCTAATGTGGAAGCCGGACAAGGCTCAGAGTGGACCCCGCAGTACTGAGAAGGAAACCCTCGCCTCAAGACTCCTGCGTGACACTGAGACCTGTCggcagaattttaggaattttCCATACCCAGACCTGGCTGGTCCTCGAAAGGCATTGAATCAGCTCCGAGAGCTCTGCCTTAAGTGGCTGAGACCCGAGATTCACTCAAAGGAACAAATCCTGGAGCTGCTGGTCCTGGAGCAATTCCTGAGCATCCTGCCTGGGGAGGTTAGGACTTGGGTGAAGTCCCAGTACCCGAAGAGCAGCGAGGAAGTGGTGACTCTGGTGGAGGATTTGACTCAGATTCTAGAGGAAGAAG CTGTTCCTCAGAGCTCCACCCTTTCCCAGGAGACCCCAGAGGAAGACCCCAAAGGAAGACAAGCTTTCCAGGCAGGGTGGCTCAATGACTTCGTGACCAAA GAATCCATGACATTCACAGATGTGGCCGTGGACATCACCCGGGAGGACTGGGAGCTCATGCGTCCTGTGCAGAAGGAACTGTACAAGACGGTGACGCTGCAGAACTACTGGAACATGGTTTCTCTGG GACTTACAGTGTACAGACCAACCGTGATTCCCATATTGGAAGAACCATGGATggtgataaaagaaattttagaaggCCCTAGTCCAG aatgggaaacagaaGCCCAAGAGTGTACTCCAGTGGAAAATGTTTCTAAACTCACAAAGGATGGAACCAAGACCATCAAGCTGGAAGAACCCTATGACTATGATGACAGATTGGAGGGGCAAGCAACAGAGGCCTTCAGGAGAATTCCCACCAATGAGAGAGATTTCAGTTTGAAGTCAGTCCTTTCAGAAGAAGATGATCGTGCAGAAGActataaatatgatatatatagaAGTAATTTTGAAAAGCATTCAAACCTAATGATACAGTTTGATACCCAATCAGATGATAAAACTTCTGTGTACGACGAAAGCAAGGCCACCTTCGGTCACGTCTCTTATGGTATTGTACACAGGAAGATATATCCCGGAGAGAAGCCTTATAAGTGTAATGTGTGTGGGAAGAAGTTCAGAAAGTACCCATCCCTCATCAAACACCAAAGTAGCCATGCCAAAGAGAAGTCTTATGAATGTGAAGAATGTGGGAAAGAGTTTAGACACGTCTCATCCCTCATTGCACATCAGAGGATgcacactggagagaagccctacGAATGCCACCAGTGCGGGAAAGCCTTCAGCCAACGCGCACACCTCACCATCCACCAGCGGATCCACACGGGAGAGAAACCCTACAAGTGCGACGACTGTGGGAAAGACTTCAGCCAGCGCGCACACCTCACTatccaccagaggacacacacgGGAGAGAAACCCTACAAGTGCTTGGAGTGTGGCAAAACCTTCAGCCACAGTTCATCGCTGATTAATCACCAGAGAGTTCATACTGGAGAAAAACCTTACATATGCAACGAGTGTGGGAAAACGTTCAGCCAGAGCACACACCTCCTTCAGCATCAAAAGATACACACAGGAAAGAAACCATATAAATGCAATGAGTGTTGGAAAGTGTTCAGTCAGAGCACTTACCTTATCCGACATCAGAGGATTCATTCTGGAGAGAAGTGTTATAAATGCAacgaatgtggaaaagcctttgcTCACTCctccactcttattcagcatcaGACCACTCATACGGGAGAGAAATCCTATATATGCAATatatgtgggaaagccttcagccAGAGTGCAAACCTTACCCAACATCACAGAACACATACCGGAGAGAAACCCTATAAGTGCAGTgtgtgtgggaaagccttcagccAGAGTGTACACCTTACTCAGCACCAGAGGATTCACAATGGAGAAAAACCCTTTAAATGCAATATATGTGGGAAAGCATATAGACAGGGTGCAAATCTTACTCAGCATCAAAGGATCCATACcggagagaaaccctataaatgcaatgaatgtgggaaagcgtttatttattcatcatcaCTTAATCAGCATCAGAGAACTCATACTGGAGAAAGACCCTATAAGTGTAACGAATGTGACAAAGATTTTAGCCAGAGAACATGCCTTATTCAGCACCAGAgaattcacacaggagagaagcccTATGCATGCCGTATATGTGGTAAAACCTTCACCCAGAGTACAAACCTCATTCAGCATCAGCGTGTTCATACAGGTGCCAAACATCGTAATTAA